In a genomic window of Acidimicrobiales bacterium:
- a CDS encoding SPFH domain-containing protein: MAISVVVLAVVAVVLFAFAAAGIKVVRPYQKGIVEQLGRYKATVDPGLKLIIPVIQSLVRVDMREQVIDVPPQEVITKDNVTVTVDAVIYYEPTDAQRLIYNVANFMLAVTKLAQTNLRNVIGDMSLDNALTSRDNVNVALREVLDDATDKWGVKVVRVEIQRIDPPTDVMNAMHEQMKAERNRRAVVLEADGTREAAITRAEGDKQSVILAAEGDRQQAILQAEGEANAIRAVADAERYRELTVAEGEAEAVRSVYQAIHDGGPTPDLLAIKYLEALGVIADGRATKIFLPTDLGATLGSIGAIAELFNGDGDGMAPGAVSVPEAPVEDTGEESAD, translated from the coding sequence GTGGTGCTGTTTGCCTTCGCCGCGGCTGGCATCAAGGTCGTCCGCCCGTATCAGAAGGGCATTGTCGAACAGTTGGGTCGCTACAAGGCCACCGTGGACCCAGGTCTCAAGCTCATCATCCCGGTCATCCAGTCGCTTGTCCGAGTTGACATGCGCGAGCAGGTCATCGACGTACCCCCGCAGGAGGTCATCACCAAGGACAACGTGACGGTCACTGTGGACGCCGTCATCTACTACGAGCCCACCGATGCCCAGCGCCTCATCTACAACGTGGCCAACTTCATGCTGGCCGTCACCAAGTTGGCCCAGACCAACCTGCGGAACGTGATCGGCGACATGTCGTTGGACAACGCGTTGACGTCACGCGACAACGTCAACGTGGCGCTTCGCGAGGTGCTCGACGACGCCACCGACAAATGGGGCGTGAAGGTCGTGCGCGTCGAGATCCAACGGATCGACCCGCCGACCGACGTCATGAACGCGATGCACGAGCAGATGAAGGCCGAACGCAACCGCCGAGCCGTGGTACTTGAGGCCGACGGCACCCGCGAGGCGGCCATTACCCGGGCCGAGGGCGACAAGCAGTCGGTGATCCTGGCCGCCGAGGGCGACCGTCAGCAGGCCATTCTCCAAGCCGAGGGTGAGGCCAACGCCATCCGGGCGGTGGCCGACGCCGAGCGCTACCGGGAGCTCACGGTGGCCGAGGGTGAGGCTGAGGCGGTCCGCAGCGTCTACCAAGCCATCCACGACGGTGGCCCGACACCGGATCTTCTGGCCATCAAGTACCTCGAGGCCCTCGGGGTGATCGCCGACGGTCGGGCCACCAAGATCTTCCTGCCCACCGATCTCGGAGCGACGCTCGGGTCGATCGGAGCGATCGCCGAGTTGTTCAACGGCGACGGCGACGGGATGGCGCCAGGAGCTGTATCTGTTCCCGAAGCGCCTGTAGAGGACACCGGCGAGGAATCCGCTGACTGA
- a CDS encoding TrkA C-terminal domain-containing protein, whose translation MDDRPRTLRAMLAEAKDMSELMVDLAYAAVYFGDPDMAEEVDELEEQMSELVHDMRAVCVLAGRSPRDAEGMSSVLQVVSAIERMANDAVDIARIVTHRLGIPHQLVADLSDAEEVSHRVLVSDGSHMAYRPLSALELTVQAGMRVMAVRRGRQWITDVDGDTVLVPGDALFLHGSSDGITRLRELAAAPVWEPLRPEDGEALTDLDRAVDVLVEMKNLSEAAVGLAYSALVLGDRGLAAEVGHLEERLDEMKDHLELWVLGAAAEGLNPSSLRGLLHLAEAAEDLGDQARAMVWLVEEGEELPPILGIALGEADEVVVRFPVATDSAVDGATLKVLQLNIEPGFTVLAVRRGGGYVYRPRGQVRLSAGDEIIASGPDEGQALLAAMCGWQLVEDDEGEDELLPVG comes from the coding sequence ATGGACGACAGACCACGAACCCTGCGGGCCATGTTGGCCGAGGCCAAGGACATGTCGGAGTTGATGGTCGACCTGGCCTATGCCGCGGTCTACTTCGGCGACCCTGACATGGCCGAAGAGGTCGACGAGCTCGAAGAGCAGATGAGCGAGCTGGTACACGACATGCGCGCGGTGTGCGTACTGGCCGGCCGCAGCCCCCGTGACGCCGAGGGGATGTCATCGGTGCTCCAGGTGGTCTCGGCTATCGAGCGGATGGCCAACGACGCGGTCGACATCGCCCGGATCGTCACCCACCGTCTGGGCATTCCCCACCAACTGGTGGCCGATCTATCCGACGCCGAGGAGGTATCCCACCGGGTACTGGTCAGCGACGGCTCGCACATGGCCTACCGGCCCCTGTCGGCCCTCGAGTTGACCGTGCAGGCCGGAATGAGGGTTATGGCGGTTCGCCGGGGTCGCCAGTGGATCACCGACGTGGACGGCGACACCGTGTTGGTTCCCGGCGACGCGTTGTTCCTCCATGGCTCGAGCGATGGGATCACCCGTCTACGCGAACTAGCCGCCGCGCCGGTCTGGGAACCGTTACGCCCCGAGGACGGCGAGGCCCTGACCGATCTGGATCGTGCCGTTGACGTGCTGGTCGAGATGAAGAACCTTTCCGAAGCAGCCGTCGGACTGGCCTACAGCGCGCTGGTGCTCGGCGACCGTGGGCTGGCCGCCGAGGTGGGCCACCTCGAGGAACGGCTTGACGAGATGAAGGACCACCTCGAATTGTGGGTACTAGGTGCGGCTGCCGAGGGGCTGAACCCGTCGTCGCTACGCGGTCTCCTACACCTAGCCGAGGCCGCCGAGGACCTAGGCGATCAGGCCCGAGCCATGGTCTGGCTAGTCGAGGAGGGTGAGGAACTGCCCCCGATCCTGGGGATCGCCTTGGGCGAGGCCGACGAGGTGGTGGTTCGATTCCCGGTGGCTACCGACAGCGCCGTGGACGGGGCCACCCTCAAGGTCCTGCAACTCAACATCGAACCCGGCTTCACCGTGTTGGCCGTCCGTCGAGGCGGTGGTTACGTCTACCGGCCCCGAGGTCAGGTTCGCCTGTCAGCGGGCGACGAGATCATCGCCAGTGGCCCCGACGAAGGTCAGGCCCTCCTGGCTGCCATGTGCGGCTGGCAGCTTGTCGAGGATGACGAGGGCGAAGACGAGTTGTTGCCCGTCGGCTGA